From a single Vicugna pacos chromosome 4, VicPac4, whole genome shotgun sequence genomic region:
- the TOR2A gene encoding prosalusin gives MAAATCGCRPWGSLLGLLGLVSAAAAVWDLTSLRCNFGSFCECDFRPDFQGLECDLAQHLAGQHLARALVVKALKTFVQDPAPTKPLVLSLHGWTGTGKSFVSSLLAHYLFRGGLRSPHVHHFSPLIHFPHPSQMERYKKDLKSWVQGNLTACSRSLFLFDEMDKLAPGLIEVLRPFLGSSWVVYGTNYRKAIFIFISNTGGEQINQVVLEAWRSRRDREEIRLQELEPVISQAVLDNPHHGFWRSGIMEEHLLDALVPFLPLQRHHVRHCVLNELAQLGLEPRDDVVQAVLDSTTFFPEEEQLFSSNGCKTVASRIAFFL, from the exons ATGGCTGCCGCGACGTGCGGCTGCCGGCCCTGGGGCTCGCTCCTCGGGCTGCTCGGGCTGGTTTCGGCCGCGGCCGCCGTCTGGGACCTGACATCGTTGCGCTGCAACTTTGGCTCCTTCTGCGAATGTGACTTCCGGCCCGATTTCCAGG GACTTGAGTGTGACCTGGCCCAGCACCTGGCTGGCCAGCACTTGGCCAGAGCACTGGTGGTGAAGGCGCTGAAGACCTTTGTGCAGGACCCTGCTCCCACCAAGCCGCTGGTCCTCTCCCTGCATGGCTGGACAGGCACGGGCAAATCCTTTGTCAGCTCCCTGCTGGCACACTACCTCTTCCGGGGTGGCCTCCGCAGCCCCCATGTGCACCACTTTTCCCCACTCATccacttcccccaccccagccaaatGGAGCGCTACAAG AAGGATCTCAAGAGCTGGGTCCAGGGGAACCTCACTGCCTGCAGCCGCTCGCTCTTCCTCTTTGATGAGATGGACAAGCTGGCCCCAGGCTTGATAGAGGTCCTGCGACCTTTCCTGGGCTCCTCCTGGGTTGTGTATGGGACCAACTATCGCAAagccatcttcatcttcatcAG CAACACTGGTGGTGAGCAGATCAACCAGGTGGTGTTGGAGGCATGGCGCAGCCGCCGGGACCGCGAGGAGATCCGGCTGCAGGAGCTGGAGCCGGTCATCTCCCAGGCAGTGCTGGACAACCCGCACC ATGGCTTCTGGCGCTCGGGAATCATGGAAGAGCATCTCCTGGACGCCTTGGTGCCCTTCCTACCGCTCCAGCGGCACCATGTGCGGCACTGTGTTCTGAATGAGCTGGCCCAGCTGGGCCTGGAGCCAAGGGATGACGTTGTCCAGGCTGTGCTGGACAGCACCACCTTCTTCCCTGAGGAGGAGCAGCTCTTTTCCTCCAATGGCTGCAAGACTGTGGCTTCCCGAATTGCCTTCTTCCTCTGA